The Pseudostreptobacillus hongkongensis genome segment ATTTACAGGGAATATATTTAAAAGTAGCTTAGCTGGTTTTGATAAAGCAGGTATCTTGCTTGATTCATGGCTTGTTGCAGGACTTATAGCTACAACAACTATTACTTGTACTGTAGGTATTTTTGGTAAAAGAATAGAAGATGAAAATAAAGGTATAAATAAAGATTTTAATTGTTCTCCTATAACTAAAAGAGAATTAGTAGGAGGATATATATTAAGTGCCTTTTTTATAGGGTTCTTGGTTTCTCTAATATTCTTATTTTTCTCTTTAATTATACTATTTATTCGTGGTGGAGATATTTTGGATATTTATTCTATACTTAAAATAATAGGAGTAATAATCTTAGCTGATTTTACAAATTCATCTATGATATTCTTTATTACTTCATTTTTAAAAACGCATTCAGCATATTCTACTGTTGCAAGTATAATGGGAGTATTATCAGGATTTTTAACAGGTATATATATGCCTATAGGAAATTTACCTAAATTTATGCAAACTATAGTTAAAATATTTCCTACATCTCACGCGGCAAGTCTTTTAAGGCAAATATTTACAAAAGATATTACCTCAAGTTTGCCGGTTGAAGTCGTGAATGTAATAAATGAAAATTTAGGGATGATATATACATTTAATGGTAAAGAATTAAGTAATATAATAAGTGTATTTATATTAATAATTAGTGGAATATTATTCTATATTTTAGGAGTAATATCTCTAAGTAGAAAAGTTAAATAGGAGGAACAATGAAAAAATATGATGTATTAGTATTGGGATGGGGAAAAGCAGGTAAAACACTAGCTGCAAAACTTGCAGGTAATGGTAAAAAAGTTGCTATAGTAGAAAAGGATCCTAAAATGTATGGTGGAACTTGTATTAATGTAGGATGTTTACCAACTAAATCTTTAGCAAATAGTTCAGTTATTATAAACGAAATAACTAAACTTGGACTTGAAAGAGACTATAATATAGACAATTCCTTTTTTATAAATGCAATGGCATCA includes the following:
- a CDS encoding ABC transporter permease — protein: MIFVIVKRNVTIFFRDKMNVFLSMLSNFIMLGIYLLFTGNIFKSSLAGFDKAGILLDSWLVAGLIATTTITCTVGIFGKRIEDENKGINKDFNCSPITKRELVGGYILSAFFIGFLVSLIFLFFSLIILFIRGGDILDIYSILKIIGVIILADFTNSSMIFFITSFLKTHSAYSTVASIMGVLSGFLTGIYMPIGNLPKFMQTIVKIFPTSHAASLLRQIFTKDITSSLPVEVVNVINENLGMIYTFNGKELSNIISVFILIISGILFYILGVISLSRKVK